One segment of Leptospirillum ferrooxidans C2-3 DNA contains the following:
- a CDS encoding IS110 family RNA-guided transposase — translation MQSTDAMMKMLVRSNETGRRLQTVPGVGPLIAAALISVIGDPKRFGSGRDMAAFLGLVPSQHTSGDKVRLGRVTKRGDSGLRSLLVQGAQAALRAAELSGSGKMKDGKLRTWLLDLLKRKDTRNKAVVALANKMARMAWAIWKNDTVYTAAA, via the coding sequence TTGCAATCTACAGATGCGATGATGAAAATGCTTGTCCGTAGCAACGAGACGGGTCGGCGTCTTCAGACAGTTCCAGGAGTGGGGCCCTTGATTGCAGCCGCCCTGATCTCCGTCATCGGGGATCCGAAACGCTTCGGGAGTGGGCGGGATATGGCGGCCTTTTTAGGCCTTGTTCCAAGTCAGCATACATCGGGAGACAAGGTGCGTCTGGGAAGGGTCACTAAACGGGGGGACAGCGGGTTGCGAAGTCTTTTGGTGCAGGGAGCACAGGCTGCGCTTCGAGCGGCGGAGCTGAGTGGATCCGGAAAAATGAAGGACGGCAAGCTCCGAACATGGCTTCTGGATCTACTGAAGCGCAAGGATACCCGCAACAAGGCGGTCGTGGCCCTGGCCAACAAGATGGCGCGCATGGCCTGGGCGATCTGGAAAAACGACACGGTGTACACGGCGGCCGCATGA
- the tnpA gene encoding IS200/IS605 family transposase gives METQPNKSRSNAVYSLKLHIVFVTKYRRKTLAPDLLEYLQGAFGEILAEWRCTLLEFGGEADHVHLLAEIHPALNISTLINNLKTASSRRVRNRFSEHLKPFYREPYFWHRAYYVGSVGGATLETVRRYVEAQGTTEKAGRRKTKSSA, from the coding sequence CAAGCTGCACATTGTCTTTGTGACAAAGTATCGGCGCAAGACGCTCGCTCCGGATCTTCTGGAATATTTGCAGGGCGCCTTCGGCGAGATTCTGGCGGAATGGCGATGCACCTTGCTGGAATTCGGAGGGGAAGCGGATCATGTGCATCTTCTGGCGGAGATCCACCCGGCACTCAACATCTCCACCCTGATCAACAATCTGAAAACGGCCTCTTCCAGGCGTGTTCGCAACCGATTTTCGGAGCATCTCAAGCCGTTCTACCGGGAACCGTATTTCTGGCATCGGGCCTACTATGTGGGGAGTGTGGGCGGAGCGACACTGGAAACGGTCCGTCGCTATGTGGAAGCTCAAGGAACAACTGAAAAAGCGGGAAGAAGAAAAACAAAATCGTCCGCTTGA